The following are encoded in a window of Microcaecilia unicolor chromosome 14, aMicUni1.1, whole genome shotgun sequence genomic DNA:
- the LOC115457940 gene encoding uncharacterized protein LOC115457940, translated as MAYLLFIGVALLPALFPSGVAPLSLPPGVARSECRSRGFWFWIDKNFLGQKVWQLKAFNSQGQAISVTDKIASQCGFTVTKDVYGNTEIRVSFLGCSVDIKDDQQFSIELQLQVTEGLGQILSYQLALSCPLDDPWNPREIICEENYVEVSVRRVVPGIANTPMNDDWLAAWPVARDALSHVWQIIFHFPNGSLFSTTAKDSHQWGYGINTSATRVVFRAPYNTSAFHLVETDGFRIAVIRTTVFYKQAWLVLMVDMAAACPVDPPIFQERSLIWMTPLVLSPLMVSTAFHDGGVRMGLNGRLIDKSIMTHNSYQLLITSTAVTITVPIGAPGGHMQSDVIDNQYGTTYSINLLLERKWWGNGSDDTWHAAHKPITTPFLPHTPVLGNDTIADLGYFDVWLGNFFPDVELVSLDIADVLLSPAAARIRGFYLSEKLHLNGTKFYVLHVPFKDKLVQKTHLSGKLMRYTLYVSYTLNLVPKNKNFTITGVIVCDVPDVVLPTFEGSCTKDRLILIMTRGSLDRYWVPYVREMPLTEALVQSQNYAVQEDASTYRLEVPPLATGLVYEDITLRGLRVRLDFALRDNKTLAVKTTFSVTCNFPTGALLVCLPNRTMVATVLSLDARPAFDPRRTHLRDKNCRPTEADELRALFVFSLSSCGTSRRFDSNYLIYENDVTFEPEMIPVTAPVISRDSEYKLTIRCCYSLHEVASVWLDRNVSSGGSRGLSANVIYSSRARALRKRAHQLQDVRLRMATDGTYTVFHLEEDFPVLSLHTQPLFFQAELTIPHRAPSQTLMLQECWGTGAPYPDDAPQLDFIVQNCPVNTPMYETVLDHVTTESSLQRFAVKIQSLGEQRLALGQVYLHCSISACSHMHGATVRCRRSCNNTESRMGSTLSGLGQQATYVALGPIAFQTEDQVSLSHMGEETRHMWIWLVVVGSMMLLLLLLVCMFFNTPCVHQ; from the exons ATGGCCTATCTACTCTTTATTGG GGTGGCCTTACTCCCTGCGCTGTTCCCCTCTGGTGTAGCGCCTCTCTCCTTACCTCCGG GCGTGGCCAGGTCAGAGTGCCGGAGCCGTGGGTTCTGGTTCTGGATTGACAAGAACTTCTTGGGTCAGAAGGTGTGGCAGTTGAAGGCTTTTA ATAGCCAGGGACAAGCTATCTCCGTGACGGACAAGATTGCATCTCAGTGTGGATTCACGGTCACCAAGGATGTGTATGGGAACACTGAAATTCGTGTCTCTTTCCTTGGCTGCTCTGTGGACATCAAG GATGACCAGCAGTTTAGCATTGAGCTCCAGCTCCAGGTGACTGAAGGCTTGGGACAGATTCTATCCTATCAGTTGGCCCTGTCTTGCCCCTTGGATGACCCATGGAACCCTCGGGAGATCATCTGTGAAGAGAACTATGTGGAG GTGTCGGTGAGAAGGGTCGTGCCTGGGATTGCAAATACCCCAATGAATGACGACTGGCTGGCAGCATGGCCCGTG GCTCGAGATGCCCTCTCCCATGTCTGGCAGATCATCTTTCACTTCCCAAATGGCTCCCTCTTTTCCACCACAGCCAAGGACTCCCACCAGTGGGGCTACGGCATCAACACCTCAGCCACCAGGGTTGTCTTCAGAGCTCCATATAATACATCGGCGTTCCATCTAGTGGAG ACCGATGGCTTCCGCATTGCAGTGATCAGGACAACGGTGTTTTACAAGCAGGCCTGGCTGGTCCTTATGGTTGACATGGCAGCTGCTTGCCCTGTAG ACCCGCCTATCTTCCAGGAGCGTTCTCTCATCTGGATGACCCCACTGGTTCTCTCTCCGCTGATGGTGAGCACAGCCTTCCATGATGGAGGTGTGAGGATGGGACTTAATGGAAGGCTGATAGACAAGAGCATCATGACCCACAACAGCTATCAGCTGTTGATTACTTCCACAGCCGTCACTATCACGGTGCCCATTGGAGCCCCTGGGGGGCACATGCAG AGCGATGTGATAGACAACCAGTATGGGACGACCTACAGCATCAACCTTCTACTGGAGCGCAAATGGTGGGGAAATGGGAGCGATGACACATGGCATGCAGCTCACAAGCCCATTACAACGCCTTTCCTGCCGCACACCCCCGTCCTCGGTAACG ACACCATCGCAGATCTCGGCTACTTTGACGTGTGGCTCGGAAACTTCTTCCCAGACGTGGAGCTGGTATCCCTCGATATCGCTGATGTGCTGCTGTCCCCAGCTGCTGCACGGATCAGGGGCTTCTACCTCTCAGAGAAGCTGCACCTCAATGGCACAAAATTCTACGTCTTGCATGTGCCCTTCAAGGATAAACTGGTGCAGAAAACG CATCTCTCTGGCAAGTTGATGAGGTATACACTGTACGTCTCCTACACCCTGAACCTGGTGCCAAAGAACAAGAATTTCACTATAACGGGTGTTATCGTGTGTGATGTACCAGACGTGG TTCTTCCCACATTTGAAGGCTCCTGCACCAAGGACAGACTGATTCTAATAATGACTCGAGGGAGCCTGGACAGATACTGGGTTCCGTATGTTCGTGAGATGCCACTGACTGAGGCACTGGTGCAGTCGCAAAATTATGCTGTGCAAGAGGATGCCTCAACCTATCGCTTGGAGGTGCCACCCCTTGCCACAGGACTCGTGTATGAG GACATCACACTGAGAGGACTTCGGGTGCGGCTGGACTTTGCATTAAGAGATAATAAGACTCTGGCGGTGAAGACCACGTTCTCTGTTACCTGCAACTTTCCTACAGGAGCATTGCTCG TGTGTTTGCCCAACAGGACCATGGTGGCCACTGTCTTGAGCCTGGATGCCCGCCCAGCCTTTGATCCACGAAGGACACACCTAAGGGACAAGAACTGCCGGCCAACTGAGGCAGACGAGCTGCGGGCGCTCTTCGTGTTTTCACTCTCATCCTGTGGAACCTCCAGGCGG TTTGACAGTAACTATCTTATATACGAGAACGATGTGACCTTCGAGCCGGAGATGATTCCTGTTACAGCTCCAGTCATCTCCAGGGATTCGGAGTATAA gCTGACCATACGGTGCTGCTACTCCCTACATGAGGTTGCAAGTGTGTGGCTTGACCGTAATGTGTCTTCTGGGGGATCCAGAGGCCTTTCTGCCAATGTCATCTACAGCAGCAGAGCAAGAG CTCTGAGGAAGAGAGCACACCAGCTGCAGGATGTGAGGCTCAGGATGGCTACAG ATGGTACCTACACTGTCTTCCATTTGGAAGAGGACTTTCCAGTGCTCAGTCTGCACACACAGCCCTTGTTCTTCCAGGCTGAGTTGACCATCCCCCATAGAGCCCCCTCACAGACCTTGATGCTACAGGAGTGTTGGGGAACAGGGGCTCCATATCCTGATGATGCTCCACAGTTGGACTTCATTGTGCAGAA TTGCCCGGTCAATACGCCTATGTACGAGACTGTCCTGGATCACGTAACTACAGAGAGTTCTCTGCAGAGATTTGCCGTGAAGATACAGTCCCTGGGGGAGCAAAGACTAGCCCTGGGTCAG gTTTACTTGCACTGCAGCATCTCGGCCTGCAGCCATATGCATGGGGCTACGGTCAGGTGCAGGAGGAGCTGTAACAATACGGAGAGCAGGATGG GCAGCACCCTGTCTGGACTGGGTCAGCAGGCAACATATGTGGCCCTGGGCCCTATAGCCTTCCAGACTGAAGACCAAGTCAGCTTGAGTCACATGG GGGAGGAGACCCGGCACATGTGGATTTGGCTTGTGGTGGTTGGGTCAATGATGCTGCTCCTTCTACTGTTGGTGTGTATGTTTTTCAATACCCCATGTGTCCACCAATAA
- the LOC115457941 gene encoding uncharacterized protein LOC115457941 isoform X2 produces the protein MSFSSSHLVNRIKNSPAILRQRFSQGRISQLSHGDPLFKVQYLGMEHIYSLQVDQTREAVTHLAAGLTGMTGIAEHALVVRPRYLEVKEIATGRQITKTYLRDIACCAADGQKPDIFLYVHKHRGQLQCRAFLCKSAKRAREITDCLAQSFQRAFSERGAILDDKPLSQISGEAGRQEQGDGESEEEVELRPCVEMSDEETETSPPVIHHSVTASATLCSQYAHERETEVQKPHQATGHPTAADSIHPKPSQTS, from the exons atgtCGTTTAGCAGTTCCCATCTGGTGAACAGGATAAAGAACTCGCCTGCAATTCTTCGCCAGAGGTTTTCCCAGGGCAGAATTTCACAGCTGTCACACGGAGACCCTCTCTTCAAGGTGCAGTACCTGGGGATGGAGCATATTTACTCCCTGCAGGTGGATCAGACACGGGAGGCCGTGACTCATCTGGCAGCTGGCCTGACGGGTATGACAGGCATAGCCGAGCATGCCCTGGTGGTGCGTCCACGCTACCTGGAGGTGAAGGAGATTGCCACTGGCCGCCAGATCACCAAAACATACCTGCGCGACATAGCCTGCTGTGCAGCCGACGGCCAGAAACCTGACATTTTCCTCTATGTGCACAAGCACCGCGGCCAGCTCCAGTGTCGAGCCTTCCTCTGTAAGAGCGCCAAGAGGGCCCGAGAGATCACCGACTGCCTGGCCCAGTCCTTCCAAAGGGCCTTCAGCGAAAGAGGGGCAATCCTAGATGATAAGCCGCTATCGCAGATCTCTGGAGAGGCAGGAAGACAAGAACAGGGAG ATGGTGAATCAGAAGAGGAAGTGGAGCTCAGACCATGTGTGGAGATGAGTGATGAAGAGACGGAAACAAGTCCTCCAGTCATCCATCACTCGGTCACAGCCTCTGCAACCCTGTGCAGTCAGTACGCCCATGAGAGAGAAACCGAAGTTCAGAAACCACATCAGGCAACAGGACATCCCACTGCTGCAGACTCCATCCATCCTAAGCCCAGCCAGACAAGCTAA
- the LOC115457941 gene encoding uncharacterized protein LOC115457941 isoform X1, whose protein sequence is MSFSSSHLVNRIKNSPAILRQRFSQGRISQLSHGDPLFKVQYLGMEHIYSLQVDQTREAVTHLAAGLTGMTGIAEHALVVRPRYLEVKEIATGRQITKTYLRDIACCAADGQKPDIFLYVHKHRGQLQCRAFLCKSAKRAREITDCLAQSFQRAFSERGAILDDKPLSQISGEAGRQEQGDDGESEEEVELRPCVEMSDEETETSPPVIHHSVTASATLCSQYAHERETEVQKPHQATGHPTAADSIHPKPSQTS, encoded by the exons atgtCGTTTAGCAGTTCCCATCTGGTGAACAGGATAAAGAACTCGCCTGCAATTCTTCGCCAGAGGTTTTCCCAGGGCAGAATTTCACAGCTGTCACACGGAGACCCTCTCTTCAAGGTGCAGTACCTGGGGATGGAGCATATTTACTCCCTGCAGGTGGATCAGACACGGGAGGCCGTGACTCATCTGGCAGCTGGCCTGACGGGTATGACAGGCATAGCCGAGCATGCCCTGGTGGTGCGTCCACGCTACCTGGAGGTGAAGGAGATTGCCACTGGCCGCCAGATCACCAAAACATACCTGCGCGACATAGCCTGCTGTGCAGCCGACGGCCAGAAACCTGACATTTTCCTCTATGTGCACAAGCACCGCGGCCAGCTCCAGTGTCGAGCCTTCCTCTGTAAGAGCGCCAAGAGGGCCCGAGAGATCACCGACTGCCTGGCCCAGTCCTTCCAAAGGGCCTTCAGCGAAAGAGGGGCAATCCTAGATGATAAGCCGCTATCGCAGATCTCTGGAGAGGCAGGAAGACAAGAACAGGGAG ATGATGGTGAATCAGAAGAGGAAGTGGAGCTCAGACCATGTGTGGAGATGAGTGATGAAGAGACGGAAACAAGTCCTCCAGTCATCCATCACTCGGTCACAGCCTCTGCAACCCTGTGCAGTCAGTACGCCCATGAGAGAGAAACCGAAGTTCAGAAACCACATCAGGCAACAGGACATCCCACTGCTGCAGACTCCATCCATCCTAAGCCCAGCCAGACAAGCTAA